GTTTCACTTTGCCATTGTGGgtttttgagtgtagattgatgggcagaaaTTGCAAACttatgcaattaaaaataaatctacaacacaataaagtaaagGGGTGAGATGtggcattaaaagaaaaaaaaacttttgaggaAAAATGTTTATGTAGGACTAGAACGCTTCCGATAAAGTGGGCCAGATTCCCCGGCCACCCCAAAAACTGCACATAGGCAATCTTGGATTAAGGGTTGACTTTATTGGGTAGGGAGTAGAATCCCCCTTGACCTGCACAACAGCTTGAAATCTTTGAGACATGGATTCAACACGATATACCAGAGGCATTCATTAGGCATGTTGGTCCAAGATCATTTCACATCATCACGCCATTCCTGCAGCTTCTTCAGTACACACTTGGTTCCATCTTACCCTGAAGGTTCTCTACTGGAGTGAAAACCTTGGGAGCAAACTGAAATCACTGTCATGTTCATGGAACCAAGATGAGATGAGGTATGCTTTGTGACATCGTGCATTATCCTGCTTGAAGCATCTACTTGAAAAGTGGCTAATTGTGGCCATAATGGGATGCATGTGATCAGCATCAACACTTAGGTACACTGCAACATTCAAATCATGTTCAGTTGCTATTAGCAGGCCAAATGTGTGACAACTAAACATTCCCAACACCATTGAACTCCCACAACCAGACTGCACTATTCACAGAAGGCAGGACAGATCCACAAATTACCTGCTGTTTAGGTGAAATTCTGACCTAATCTGTGTGTATCCTCAGGAGACTTTTTTCCCAATCTTTGACAACCTGCTTTTGGTCACCACATACCCACTGTAGCCTCATCTTCCTGTTTTCCACTGACAGAAGAGCAATCCAACGTGGTAATGTGCAACAGCAGACCATCTGCTACAAGGTCCAACGCGGTGTGCATTCAGAGGCACCCTTCTGCATGTTACTGTTGTAAACAGCCAATATTTATCTTTGTTGGCATGTTTTAATATATTGCAGTTTAGACACGATTGGGGCTGTTTGTTGATACCCATGGAATAGATCATAAATAATTGAATTACAGTGCtttttcaaactgttttctttaattcataTCACACGTGTCTCCAGTTGTGCAATCAGTCAGTGTAATGCTTTTGGGAGAATGTACGttggacaaatgagacaaaaccCGAGCTTTTTAGCAAGTCACAACAGCTCTATgtccacaaatgaaaaaaatgaggctttcaaagaaaataataccatacttactgtgaaacatgaAGGCAGCTCgattatgttttggggctgctttgctgtgtctggcatGGGGTGCCTGAAGGCTATCAAGGCATTCTGGAGCAAAACGTACTTCCCAGTGTCAGTCGAGGACATGGAtactccaacaggataatgacccaaaccacacagctaaaagcacccaagaactGCTAAGGCTATTCTGAAGTGGTCTTCTCTGAATCccatcaaacatctatggaaacaACTGACCCATGCAGTGTGAAGATGGCCCCCTTCAACTCTGACTCTGCTGGAGAAGTTTGCTCAGGAAGAGCGGGCCCAGCTCCTtgttgacaggtgcagaagtctcattgagaaCTCCAGCTTGTTTGCAGTGATACATGTCCAtgcaattttcatttgtgttattatttgaaatattctgttgaatcaaaactctctaaagcaaagtctgagtTTTGTTTAATATGGAATACACAACGATTGGTGCtgattacttttgtcagtttcaagtcatTTCAGAGACCATTGTGGATTCTCCTTTTTTATGGGAGGGTACCAGCAACTTTGTCAAGGTTTGTGGCAACATTACTAAACCTGCTAAAATTAAACCTTTGTTTTACAGGGATGGAATAACAAACAGCACTCCAGCTGGCACACAGTGGACTCTGGTTAACATCTGCGGAAATTGTAAACATGTATCCTATGATCTTGGTGTATTATGGATCATCAAagatgatggcagcatcatgacCTGTAGCTAAACTACTCTGAGAAGTATTCCCAGCTGACATAATACATCTCTAATAACATAAAAGATAATGTAAGGTGAAAGCACATTTATCTTCAACCTGTTTTTCAAGACTCCCTGTTTTCcaatacaaaatgtgaaaatttaatatgtttttgatatatataatatttttgttattatcacATCTCTAACGCAAGTTTTATCATTCAGGCTGCTGTAGAAATGCTTTTTAGAGTTGGGGATTGTGAACTGACGAAAAAATGATAATATTCATAATCTGTACACTTTCAATAAACCCCAAGATCTTCTCCGTGACCTAAAAAGTCAGAAgatgtttttagttttaattcagtaTGTACTCTTTTCTCCAAAAGTTTCCAAGTGGTAAATGCACATATattcaaaaattattaaaactaattGAGCTTAGAAATTACTGTAAAAACTTAAAGAAACTTCTGTAAATATAAAAAGTGTAAGAATGCAACATAAAGCCATGTGAAGCATATTAACATGGTATCTGGGATATATTTTTAGGATATACTGTAGTCAAACAACATACTGGAATATTGGAAAAAGTTAGTACAAATTGGTGAATCCTGGCATATCTGAAATGATCTTTGTAGCTAAAAATATGTGGATGACAAAAGTctcatacacaaaataaaagaacacaTGCTTTTACAAGATTATGCACATCCTATATGTTGGGTCAAGGGTGTCAGTTTTGCTAAAATGTGTTGGAATCCAGAGTTTGTTGGATTAGGTATTTGTATTAAAACTGGAATGGCTAAAGGTAGCCTTCACCATTCTGGAAGTGCATTTGAACGCTCAGTTCACACTGCTGGCAAATGTTAACTTCATACACAGTATAAAAGGAAAAACACGTCTTCACAACAATCATTTTGCTTTACATACTATTTACATGGTTACTAGGCCAAAAAACACTCAAAATCTCTTAATCTAGGAGATGTAAATGTTACTACAGTGCCACATGCTGGTGTGTCGACACAGAACAGACCAGTTTACCATAAAAACACAGAAACTCTTTCCTCAGAATTTATTGGAAAAGTCACAAGACAATGTAAATGAACAGTATTTCCTTTAGCATACGATGGAATTGAATAAGTCTACATGGAGTGTACTGTGCTGTGTTATAATAAATTTATTCAACAGGCAGGCATCAACAGAGAAATAATCTGGACAAGGACAGTTGTATTTTCTAATAGTTTAGGCTCTAAAGCTTTGAATAATATCTATACAGTAattgcatacagtatgtttgatCTGGACTGCTATAGCAGCTGGTCAGAATCAATGTTGCTGTAACATTTTAAGAAAGGAATAACAAACAATGTTAATAAAAAGATTTCtggcaaaaaatatgaaaaattaagtGTTACACTTATTGTGtcatacagtataacaataatgaaaaacataGGCATGGTACGAATGATTTGGACATTCACAGTAATTAAAACAGTCACAGTGTTTGAAATTTTTATTCAACtgaccatttttttaaatcatgctcTCTTAAGACAAACTCAACAGTTGTGCTACAAAGTATGTATTAATATCCATTCAATGTTTAGTGTTCATTATGGGGGATTCCAACATATGAAATTACATTTTACGCATGTAAAACTGGGAAAACATTTCTCTTAGCGTGCTTATTTTTTCACTCCTTCAATATCCACAAGTTGGATACTTATAAAAGTTGTTCAACAGTAATGAACAGTTTACAGATATAAGTTGTAACACTCATTGTGTAAATAAGATATTGCTTTAGTGGAAATCTTCATTTTAGTGGGTCTGAAGAAAAGGTCCTATAATTCAAAGAATAAggtaatatgcaaaaaaaaaaaaaaaaaagtgataatgTCAGATTCATTCAGttacaaaatgtatttagtgTTACAGGAACCGATTAAGACTGCTGGTTTACTCCATGATGATGAAGAACAGAAGGCAGACTGCAGTGAGGAAATCATTTAATATGGCATCCTTCTCTAATGAGGAGCAGGCCATTCATGGCCCAGTCACAtgcaaaataaatactttttgctTTACTTTGCATGTGGAACATAGTAGGAATGACATACAGAATGCACCACAAAGTAACAGGACAGAGCAGTATGAAACAAGTCTGTAATCTCAGAGATGTTCAAGGCTTTGGTTTCATGACACCATACGGTCTTGTTCCTCAAGCAATCTCTTGACTTTATCATAAAGGGGCCTGCACACACGTGCATAAGCAGCTCGGGTCAGGTGGAGGTAGTCATACATGTCATTATGTGAGATAGTTCCATCTGAATGCACAAATCCATCATCCAAGTTAAGGAAGTTTGCCCAAGGAAGTGTGGGTAATGCCTGCTGCACAAACTCATTAACTCTTGTATTCTTCTCACGTAATGGATTTGGGTTCTTCCCTCGAGGCAAAAGACCCTtaaagcaataaaatatattttaccttTTTCAAGATaacctgtatattatttataattatctCAACACATCTAAAAAAACACACTTACCAATATAAGCACCTTGGCACTAGGCAGCTTTTTATGAATTTCATAAGCAATAGCCCCAATGCCTCCAGCTACTTGCTCAGCAGTATGACCATGGTTGTTAGTGCCTACCCATACTACCACCACCTGTAAAAcacataattaatattaataatgtagAAGAAAATAGGGTCAGTTGCTATgagcaagaaaaacaaagaaatgcacTCAGGGCCAAATTTAAACACAAGCTACAATATAGGATAGAAATTACTTCAAATGAGCAACACAGACCTAGACTTTTGCTATGTTCAAAAACTTTGGGTATCACCAATAATTAAAAGTATGCTTaactttatttcataattttaatttatataaatgtcaATTGTGTTTTTTCACATGAGCATAACTTAATATTAGCAAACATATAAAATCTACAGTTCAGGTTGAAGCATATGTATATTCAGTAGGGAATGTAAGTGTGTGAAGAGTTTAGAATATCTGTATAGATAACATTCATTTTATGTAAATTGTGACCTGATCTTTATTCAAGTCTAAATAATggataaaaaaatccaaataacaaACACATTACTGAATACAATGATTTAACATTCATGTGGACCAAtgtcttttttgaaaaaaaaaaacatatttaaacccATAAGATAATTTAATCTTCAGAAAACAGTTTTATGTTGTGTAAGTgaatcaataataaattaatcaCTTAGGGATGGATCTAAAGTTCTCACTTTAACTCAGCTAAAATGTTGCTGAGTTAAATGAGGCAATTCAgtttcaaatatttgtttttttatagagTCTCTTTTACTGTGcgactctgtacacctcagactataaatataacaccagctcatgttacttgcagaatttctcagatgactctgcatctctggggtgtattgataaagtgcTATTAAATCATTTGTTGTGTGTTCTCCAAGAGATGTACAGTACTGAAATTGTTATAAAAgagtttaaatacagtatataaaattatctATATTATAGCTTAGAGCTACTGTAGCAAGTTGCAGTTTAACTTTTGCCTTAGTTACTTTCACCTTAGGATTAATATGATCAAGTTCCCCATTCTGCAATCTCCACAAGACATGCTGAGTTGCATCGCCTCCAATTCCAAAATTCAAAGCATGAAGAGGGGAAAACAGCTCTCGCCATATctgtaaaagaagaagaaaaaaggtcaCACATAAAGGTATGTGAAATGACTAGATGGCCACATATAAAGATGGTCGTTACCTCAAACTGATGAAGCAACTGCACCAAAGAGTCTCCAACAAATAGAAGCTCTGGCTCTTTTCCTTTGCTGTCTGACACAAAACGGTTGTGCTGCAGGACAGAACAATGACAAGtccacaaaatgctttagtcTTTGTAATGATGTATGAACAATCCAATACATAACTTGGGTCAAGCAGAAACAATACTGAGGCATGGTAATGCAATATCTCATCCTATTAGACTAAATTCTTGCACTGTTCTTTTTTCAAAAAAAGGTAGGAACTCAGAGAATGCAACCCTCCTTCTAAAAATAAGTTACTCTCAAAATGAGAAAGGAACTATTAAAAAGCATGAACCAGTGAGACTACCATATGGTCTTGTATTCATTATTTTAGGCAAAGATTTCTGTAGTCATGGACAGTAACAGGCCACTTAGTATTGGCACAGAAAGAGAGACCATCAAAGGCAACTGAAGAAAAAGCATCACAACACCTCCTAGTACATCACCATAAGCAGGCTCCTTGCACAtgtgtaaagaaacaaaaaaaaaatcaaatattaggATCCAAGAATTCAAAGACATATGCCTCAGATCCCCACAGGGCACAATGGGACATAGAATTCTATAACTCAAttctgttgggctctgtgggtgccaccagggggtgctacaaggATTGGCAAGCCTTACTTCGTAGGAAGTGCTTCTGGAGAATGCCAACAGGCCACCGGAAGTATTCCTGGATGCAGCATAAAAGGAAGCAGCTGCCACTGCTACACGTGTCTTAATCAGGAGgggggagacaaagcttgctggtggaggtggaaagagagaaacaaagacaaagaaaagaaggaaaaaaggctTTGCTATAGGCTGTTTGTGTTGTACTGTGTTGGTTGGTGGAAAGTAATTTGGGAAGTATAGcccacagcaaaataaaagcCATATGTTGTCCTGGAGTTGTGTCTGTCTCTGGTTTGGGATGCTGAAGCGCCCCCTTCAGGCCACACTTCCTTGGAACAGTTTTTCCTAACAAATAGCTTAAAAATTACCACTAAAGTCACTGCAAAAGGTTGTCCCCAAATCCAGTATTACATTCATGTTCAAATtgatcagtttattttataaaaatgattaattaaatataaattgacaGTGAATAAAGGCAGGTATTTCTTTTGTTAATGGACTGACAACATTACTTTTTGACTAGTTTACTGTATAGATTATATTTATATCAAAAAGCTCCATGCTACCAAACACCTCCTTTTTCCATTTCCACATTTGAGCATCCTTGCTAAATGCAACTGGTTTAAAAAGTTGTGATTTTAAAACATTGGACTTGTTACCTCTTTCCTTTATTCCTTGTCTAAAGGAATATCCAAGCTACTGCATATTCACACTAGTCTGaagagtaagactttaggaagactaaagTCCCCAACCTGAATGAAGTAACATTTATGTTCGGTAGTAGAACTTTTGCAGAAGATGTTAAGTAAAAAAAttgccatttgtttatttaatttttaaaacaggcAAGCCAAGTCAGATTTACACCATATACTGATCACAGTACACCATGTAAAGTCAATCCACAGCCACCTCTTTCTAATTTCAATGGAAGCTCAACATAAAAATAAGCATATCAATAGAGTGAATGGTAAAAGGTATAACACAACATTATATAGCCAGAAATTAAACAGCGAACAGTTTAATTTGTTGTCTGATAGTTTATTATCTGAAGCATGGTAGAAGAATTAATGTGCAAATATAAAATGTGTCTTAAAACAGCCGTGCGCTAGCAGAAATAAACTTCACAATAATAGAAATAGTACCATCTGTTATATAACATAAATTTCAagttatatgttaaatgtaataataagaagaaacaactggcaacaGATATCCTAAATAGTGTATGAGGTCTAAAATGCCGGCTTATGACAACAGcaattgctttt
The Erpetoichthys calabaricus chromosome 17, fErpCal1.3, whole genome shotgun sequence genome window above contains:
- the LOC114667770 gene encoding platelet-activating factor acetylhydrolase IB subunit alpha1-like; its protein translation is MMNMDESNPAAVPMAALDIQGDGRWLSLHNRFVSDSKGKEPELLFVGDSLVQLLHQFEIWRELFSPLHALNFGIGGDATQHVLWRLQNGELDHINPKVVVVWVGTNNHGHTAEQVAGGIGAIAYEIHKKLPSAKVLILGLLPRGKNPNPLREKNTRVNEFVQQALPTLPWANFLNLDDGFVHSDGTISHNDMYDYLHLTRAAYARVCRPLYDKVKRLLEEQDRMVS